The following coding sequences are from one Nitrospirota bacterium window:
- the metF gene encoding methylenetetrahydrofolate reductase [NAD(P)H] codes for MKIKDILRKNERGFALEFFPPKSAEGKNAFMKVVNRLRAYDPLYVSVTYGAGGTTRDRTLNTLTWIKEETDLPVMSHLTGIGATKTSLRALLEEYEARGIDNILALRGDEPKSVPDFDPTKGEFRYGRDLVDFINKTGSFSIAVAVYPEGHPQSPNIEKDMEYTKEKIDAGADFAITQMFFDNRYYYDFQDRAAKQGITIPILPGIMPIVDCKKVTEFASFCNTTVPRDILDRMEPVMDMPEEIRKLGVEFAVRQCEDLVRHGVNYLHFYTMNRSDSVSEIVNAVGIKSQE; via the coding sequence ATGAAGATCAAGGATATCCTCCGAAAGAACGAACGCGGCTTCGCCCTGGAATTTTTCCCGCCTAAATCCGCAGAGGGAAAAAATGCCTTTATGAAGGTGGTCAACAGGCTCAGGGCCTATGATCCCCTGTATGTTTCCGTGACCTACGGGGCAGGCGGCACCACACGGGATAGGACGCTCAATACCCTCACATGGATCAAGGAGGAAACAGACCTTCCGGTGATGTCGCACCTCACCGGCATCGGCGCAACGAAGACTTCTCTGCGCGCGCTCCTGGAGGAGTACGAGGCACGGGGGATCGACAACATCCTCGCCCTGCGGGGCGACGAGCCGAAGAGCGTTCCCGACTTCGACCCGACAAAGGGCGAGTTCAGGTACGGCCGGGACCTCGTGGATTTCATCAACAAAACCGGCTCTTTCTCCATTGCAGTGGCTGTCTACCCCGAAGGACACCCTCAGTCGCCGAACATCGAGAAGGACATGGAATATACGAAGGAAAAGATCGATGCCGGCGCGGACTTTGCCATCACTCAGATGTTCTTCGACAATCGCTACTACTACGACTTTCAGGACCGTGCCGCGAAGCAGGGGATCACCATACCGATCCTGCCCGGCATCATGCCGATCGTGGACTGCAAAAAGGTCACGGAGTTCGCTAGCTTCTGCAATACAACGGTGCCGAGGGATATTCTGGACAGGATGGAACCCGTGATGGACATGCCCGAGGAGATACGAAAACTGGGCGTGGAATTCGCCGTCAGACAGTGCGAGGATCTGGTGAGGCACGGCGTGAATTATCTCCACTTTTACACCATGAACCGGTCCGACTCGGTGAGCGAAATAGTGAATGCAGTCGGAATAAAGTCGCAGGAATGA
- a CDS encoding uroporphyrinogen decarboxylase family protein translates to MKPKEVILKAFEGSKGDRIPVTLFGAGMWSIKDYGTTFEALAHDPQKMADMCVAEAARIRSDVVYVGSGFNNFHASALGKAFGVGMKYREMGAPDMTTHFINSEEDLAKLDIADVHKEPVVQTVLEATRRVKKKIGDTYLVTMTCWGPFTLAARFCGEEQFMKATFKKPAFVEKMVDFCADLLIHLYEPLVKDGIECLSIADPTASGDLINRKQMERFAVPGLKKLTGWAKAKGVHSILHICGNTSDRLDLFPPTGASTIFFDQKVDIAKAKEALQGKMSYGGNVAPVHVLLNQDVAGVEKACRELIEVAGSDGGFILVPGCDIPPTIPYENLRKFHDVALEWKR, encoded by the coding sequence ATGAAACCAAAGGAAGTAATACTCAAGGCATTTGAGGGCTCCAAGGGCGACCGGATTCCCGTGACCCTCTTCGGTGCGGGTATGTGGTCGATCAAGGACTACGGGACGACCTTCGAGGCGCTCGCCCACGATCCGCAGAAGATGGCCGATATGTGCGTGGCGGAGGCGGCGCGAATCCGAAGCGACGTCGTCTACGTCGGCTCAGGCTTTAACAACTTCCACGCCTCGGCGCTCGGCAAGGCCTTCGGGGTCGGGATGAAGTACCGCGAGATGGGCGCTCCCGACATGACCACCCACTTCATCAACTCCGAGGAGGACCTGGCGAAGCTCGACATCGCCGACGTACACAAGGAGCCGGTCGTCCAGACGGTGCTCGAGGCGACGCGGCGCGTCAAGAAGAAGATCGGCGACACCTACCTTGTGACAATGACCTGCTGGGGGCCGTTCACCCTCGCGGCGCGCTTCTGCGGCGAAGAGCAGTTCATGAAGGCGACCTTCAAGAAGCCGGCATTCGTCGAGAAGATGGTCGATTTCTGCGCCGACCTGCTGATCCATCTCTACGAGCCGCTGGTCAAGGACGGCATCGAGTGCCTCAGCATCGCCGATCCGACCGCCTCGGGAGATCTGATCAACAGGAAGCAGATGGAGCGCTTCGCGGTGCCGGGACTGAAGAAGCTCACCGGCTGGGCCAAGGCCAAGGGCGTGCACTCGATCCTGCACATCTGCGGGAACACCAGCGACCGGCTGGACCTGTTCCCGCCCACGGGGGCGAGCACGATCTTCTTCGACCAGAAAGTGGACATCGCCAAGGCCAAGGAGGCGCTGCAGGGAAAAATGAGCTACGGGGGCAACGTCGCGCCGGTGCACGTGTTGCTCAACCAGGACGTGGCGGGGGTGGAGAAGGCCTGCCGCGAGCTCATCGAGGTCGCTGGTTCGGACGGCGGGTTCATCCTGGTGCCCGGGTGCGACATCCCGCCGACGATTCCCTACGAGAATCTCCGGAAGTTCCACGACGTGGCGCTGGAGTGGAAACGGTAA
- a CDS encoding carboxymuconolactone decarboxylase family protein, producing the protein MADKKMTVEEVNEYMKKQCGFVPRMFQIINTVTPEPGRTFADFYASIFGDGALSRKHKELMFMSGGVAYCSPRCIIHVIPAINAGATTGEIFEAASVGMILGGFVPGGPGIPYAFEYALKVLDIEAKFRKGEKWEYLPQPKFDHGVF; encoded by the coding sequence ATGGCAGACAAGAAAATGACCGTGGAAGAAGTCAATGAGTACATGAAGAAGCAGTGCGGGTTCGTGCCACGCATGTTCCAGATCATCAACACCGTGACGCCGGAGCCGGGCAGGACCTTTGCCGATTTCTACGCCAGCATCTTCGGCGACGGCGCCCTGTCGCGCAAGCACAAGGAGCTGATGTTCATGTCCGGCGGCGTTGCCTATTGTTCGCCGCGCTGCATCATCCATGTGATACCCGCGATCAACGCGGGTGCGACCACCGGCGAAATCTTCGAGGCTGCCTCGGTCGGCATGATCCTCGGGGGCTTCGTGCCCGGCGGACCCGGCATCCCCTACGCCTTCGAATATGCCCTGAAGGTCCTCGATATCGAGGCCAAGTTCCGGAAGGGCGAGAAGTGGGAGTACCTGCCGCAACCCAAATTCGACCACGGTGTATTCTAA
- a CDS encoding tetrahydromethanopterin S-methyltransferase subunit H, with protein MFQFKKDQKVFNLAGIKVGGQPGENPPLQIASMFHNKDRIVTDRKGNFDRAKAADLIKTMEQLSASTGIPSMVAMVANSPEEAKIYIDFYRETTTMPFGIDMWVAEKRAQATEYVAKLGLQDKFLYNSITPWDKDIKGQIQKLKDLGIKHVVVQAFDDADQSPAGRLKSLETILAQGANSFETVIVDTSVMNLPATSFSLVANRMIKEKLGLPCGGAYSNGTHMWKEAKTIWSLDGFKAMDAVIQGMASALWSDFNFCGPIVTMPRIIPAVAAAHVLLSTLVYDETQKISDNPNLPIKKYFSEFLGKLTAGAARK; from the coding sequence ATGTTTCAATTTAAAAAAGATCAGAAAGTCTTCAACCTCGCCGGGATCAAGGTCGGGGGACAGCCCGGCGAGAACCCGCCGCTTCAGATCGCATCCATGTTCCACAACAAGGACCGGATCGTGACCGACCGGAAAGGGAATTTCGACCGCGCAAAGGCCGCGGATCTCATCAAAACGATGGAGCAGCTTTCGGCCTCCACCGGAATTCCGTCCATGGTGGCCATGGTGGCTAACTCGCCGGAAGAGGCGAAGATCTATATCGACTTTTATCGCGAGACGACCACCATGCCTTTCGGCATCGACATGTGGGTCGCGGAAAAACGCGCGCAGGCCACGGAATATGTAGCCAAACTGGGACTGCAGGACAAGTTCCTCTATAACAGCATCACGCCCTGGGACAAGGACATCAAGGGCCAGATCCAAAAGCTCAAAGACCTCGGGATCAAGCATGTCGTGGTACAGGCCTTCGACGACGCCGACCAGTCGCCGGCCGGCCGGCTCAAGTCCCTGGAAACGATCCTCGCCCAGGGCGCGAACAGCTTCGAGACCGTCATCGTCGACACCTCGGTCATGAATCTGCCCGCAACGTCGTTCTCGCTCGTCGCAAACCGGATGATCAAGGAAAAGCTCGGCCTCCCCTGCGGCGGAGCCTATTCGAACGGTACGCACATGTGGAAGGAGGCGAAGACCATCTGGAGCCTCGACGGGTTCAAGGCCATGGACGCCGTGATTCAGGGCATGGCTTCGGCGCTGTGGAGCGATTTCAATTTCTGCGGCCCCATCGTAACGATGCCGCGGATCATCCCGGCAGTGGCAGCAGCGCACGTCCTGCTTTCCACACTGGTCTATGACGAAACGCAAAAGATCTCGGACAATCCCAATCTCCCGATCAAGAAGTACTTTTCGGAATTCCTGGGAAAACTGACCGCGGGAGCAGCAAGAAAATAA
- a CDS encoding MtaA/CmuA family methyltransferase — MTTMNARERVLKLFAGEAVDRPPCFSGMGNVTTEGLKSLNQKFAATHLDAKMMAAAAATTYKLFGFESAVAPFDLCIEAEAMGCEINVYAHSEDLLYPTIKKKLIHNEAEMEISIPSDITTRGRVPLMVEAIKMLKKDIGTEAAVGSYVLGPFTLAGQVMELNDLLKLSFKKPDKIGKLLDQLSDVIIQVAGQYEKAGVDYITVREMGATSDVLSPRVFKSLILPYLKKIIAKITVPTALHICGKTNDIVPFMVESGAKAISVDQKNDIAETRKILGPKALVFGNYDPYNVLVAGTPDLVRKTIKKCMDDGVSAVWPGCDIWPTVPAENIKTMMDEVRKYRR, encoded by the coding sequence ATGACGACAATGAATGCAAGAGAACGGGTGTTAAAGCTGTTTGCCGGCGAGGCAGTGGACCGGCCGCCGTGCTTCAGCGGCATGGGCAACGTGACCACCGAGGGGTTGAAGTCGCTCAACCAGAAGTTCGCGGCCACGCACCTTGACGCGAAGATGATGGCCGCGGCGGCGGCCACGACGTACAAGCTGTTCGGGTTCGAGAGTGCGGTCGCTCCTTTCGATCTCTGCATCGAGGCCGAGGCCATGGGGTGCGAGATCAACGTCTACGCTCATTCCGAGGACCTACTCTACCCCACGATCAAGAAGAAGCTGATACACAACGAGGCCGAGATGGAGATCTCCATCCCCTCCGACATCACCACGCGCGGCAGAGTCCCGCTCATGGTGGAAGCGATCAAAATGCTCAAGAAGGACATCGGGACCGAGGCCGCCGTGGGTTCCTACGTCCTGGGGCCCTTCACGCTCGCGGGGCAGGTCATGGAGCTGAACGACCTTCTGAAGCTGTCCTTCAAAAAGCCCGACAAGATCGGTAAATTGCTCGACCAGCTGTCGGACGTCATCATCCAGGTCGCGGGCCAGTACGAAAAGGCCGGCGTGGACTACATCACCGTCCGGGAGATGGGCGCGACTTCGGATGTGCTCTCCCCCCGCGTGTTCAAGAGCCTCATTTTGCCCTACCTCAAGAAGATCATTGCAAAGATCACCGTACCGACCGCGCTCCACATCTGCGGCAAGACGAACGATATCGTTCCCTTCATGGTCGAGAGCGGGGCGAAGGCGATAAGCGTGGACCAGAAGAATGACATCGCCGAGACGCGCAAGATACTCGGCCCCAAGGCGCTCGTGTTCGGGAACTACGATCCCTACAATGTGCTGGTGGCGGGAACGCCGGACCTGGTGCGCAAGACGATCAAGAAATGCATGGACGACGGCGTGAGCGCGGTCTGGCCCGGGTGCGACATCTGGCCCACGGTTCCGGCCGAGAATATAAAAACTATGATGGACGAAGTCAGAAAGTATAGGAGGTAG
- a CDS encoding cobalamin-dependent protein (Presence of a B(12) (cobalamin)-binding domain implies dependence on cobalamin itself, in one of its several forms, or in some unusual lineages, dependence on a cobalamin-like analog.), whose amino-acid sequence MVTAEKKQELLAKLRSAVIAYDEDTAKEASNEALAEGLDANDAIFNGLVSGMVEVGRMFESQEYFVPELLMCADALYAGLDILKPHVTQLDLGVKGSVVIGTVEGDVHDIGKNIVKMMFDVAGFTVYDLGRDVPLDKFVAEQLRTDSDLVCLSAMMTTTMTGMKKVIDDIRTKNPNVKIMIGGAPVSQDVADKYGADGYAKDATNALKDAINMVESLKKMKDEVEAKKKK is encoded by the coding sequence ATGGTAACCGCAGAAAAGAAGCAAGAGCTGTTGGCAAAATTACGGAGCGCTGTGATTGCATACGACGAGGACACGGCCAAAGAGGCGTCCAATGAAGCTCTCGCCGAGGGCCTGGATGCCAATGACGCCATCTTCAACGGTCTGGTCTCCGGAATGGTCGAGGTGGGGCGCATGTTTGAGTCCCAGGAGTATTTCGTACCCGAGCTCCTTATGTGCGCCGACGCGCTGTATGCAGGCTTGGACATCTTGAAGCCCCATGTGACCCAGCTCGATCTCGGCGTCAAGGGGTCGGTTGTGATCGGGACGGTGGAAGGCGACGTTCACGACATCGGCAAGAACATCGTGAAGATGATGTTTGACGTGGCCGGCTTCACGGTCTACGACCTCGGACGCGACGTGCCCCTCGACAAGTTCGTGGCCGAGCAGCTCCGGACCGACTCGGACCTCGTTTGTCTCTCGGCCATGATGACCACGACCATGACGGGAATGAAAAAGGTGATCGACGACATCCGGACAAAGAACCCCAATGTCAAGATCATGATCGGCGGCGCTCCCGTTTCCCAGGATGTAGCCGACAAGTACGGCGCCGACGGCTATGCCAAGGACGCGACCAATGCCTTGAAGGACGCGATCAACATGGTCGAATCTCTCAAGAAGATGAAAGATGAGGTCGAAGCAAAGAAAAAGAAATGA
- a CDS encoding 4Fe-4S double cluster binding domain-containing protein encodes MKKLLRNELLDHGAAVVGFACLKGHMSGEIAHLDRAVSIGVDRRLNEDTLALLVKLQKRAVRFLKSRGFRTLAIPPDSDRRKGTFISKLYSLFNHKMAATSCGIGWVGKNGLLISPDFGPRLSLVTVLTDASLEPDAPMEHSLCGDCVLCVQYCPSKAITGLEWSRSSPFVELVRLSVCRSHKKTKRLTEGKPNCGLCINICPYGRKDESGEKIITNGVTAARGDHY; translated from the coding sequence ATGAAAAAACTGCTCAGAAATGAGCTGCTCGACCACGGTGCCGCCGTGGTCGGGTTCGCCTGTCTCAAAGGCCATATGAGCGGTGAGATCGCCCATCTCGACAGGGCTGTGTCCATCGGCGTTGACCGCAGGCTGAACGAGGACACACTTGCGCTCCTCGTGAAGCTCCAGAAGCGCGCCGTCCGGTTCCTGAAATCCCGGGGGTTCCGGACGCTGGCCATCCCGCCGGACTCGGACCGGAGAAAAGGGACTTTCATTTCGAAGCTCTATTCGCTGTTCAACCACAAGATGGCGGCAACATCCTGCGGCATCGGCTGGGTCGGGAAGAACGGACTCCTGATCAGTCCGGACTTCGGGCCCCGACTGTCGCTGGTCACGGTATTGACGGACGCTTCGTTAGAACCTGACGCACCCATGGAGCACAGCCTCTGCGGCGACTGCGTTTTGTGCGTGCAGTACTGCCCATCGAAGGCGATCACGGGATTGGAATGGTCCCGGTCCTCGCCTTTCGTTGAACTGGTCAGGCTCAGCGTCTGCAGGAGCCATAAAAAAACCAAACGGCTGACCGAGGGAAAGCCGAACTGCGGACTCTGCATCAACATATGCCCCTATGGCAGGAAAGACGAAAGCGGGGAAAAAATAATTACCAACGGTGTCACGGCTGCACGAGGAGATCATTACTAA